One stretch of Roseimicrobium sp. ORNL1 DNA includes these proteins:
- a CDS encoding Uma2 family endonuclease produces MSTPARQPVPQAPKQVTRIGPMTMQEYLRRERESEFKHEYRDGYMYPVGEMLAMSGGTIPHSKIKVNLMRELGTRLRGKKCQPFDSDLMILLTHANKGAYPDASVFCEPLEVTEEEKNAPANPSAIFEVLSSSTEAYDRGGKFEAYQQVASMRLYILISQSHPLVEVYERPEGGGSQWLYTAYARMDAVAKLPALGIEIPLVDLYENVEFPPEDPLYTAMLREQEAAYAIP; encoded by the coding sequence ATGTCCACTCCCGCCAGACAGCCTGTGCCCCAGGCTCCGAAACAGGTGACGCGCATCGGTCCGATGACCATGCAGGAGTACCTGCGCCGGGAACGTGAGTCAGAGTTCAAGCATGAGTACCGGGATGGCTACATGTACCCGGTGGGTGAGATGTTGGCGATGTCTGGGGGGACGATTCCGCACAGCAAAATCAAGGTGAACTTGATGCGAGAGCTTGGTACCCGCCTGCGCGGAAAGAAGTGCCAGCCATTTGATTCCGACTTGATGATTCTGCTCACGCACGCAAACAAGGGTGCCTACCCCGATGCAAGCGTGTTCTGTGAACCGCTGGAAGTCACGGAAGAGGAGAAGAATGCTCCTGCCAACCCATCAGCCATCTTTGAGGTTCTCTCCAGTTCCACCGAGGCGTATGACCGGGGGGGGAAGTTCGAGGCGTATCAGCAGGTTGCCTCGATGAGGCTCTACATTCTCATTTCGCAAAGCCATCCCCTTGTTGAAGTCTACGAACGCCCGGAAGGCGGTGGCTCTCAATGGCTCTACACCGCGTATGCGCGCATGGACGCCGTCGCAAAACTCCCCGCCCTTGGCATCGAAATTCCGCTCGTCGACCTCTACGAAAACGTCGAGTTCCCTCCCGAAGATCCCCTTTACACAGCCATGCTGCGCGAGCAGGAGGCTGCTTACGCCATCCCATGA
- a CDS encoding ferredoxin family protein, with product MITHTARPLRVVLYEGNGAIPLSVEARTQVMVALLDKGYVVTRATAQGGGAMPHDDRSLLVLGLFPEKQAPNLEDVTGQVSIQSRDITGLDAEAVLELVEKVRGAEPMNQPGTWKPWFPVIDYSRCTNCMQCLSFCLFDVYSVSDIGKIQVENNDNCKTNCPACSRVCPEVAIMFPKYSAGPINGDVVNDEDLRREKMKVDITSLLGGDIYSRLRDRSEAAKSRFSKERSADKALDERKKCLTKMAQDGFIPAEVLAALPSPDEIMRKAEAAQAKAAAALAPGS from the coding sequence ATGATCACCCACACCGCCCGCCCGCTTCGCGTCGTCCTTTACGAAGGCAACGGCGCCATCCCTCTCTCCGTCGAGGCCAGGACCCAGGTCATGGTCGCGCTACTGGACAAGGGCTATGTGGTCACACGTGCCACGGCTCAAGGCGGCGGCGCGATGCCACACGATGATCGCAGTCTGCTGGTGCTGGGTTTGTTTCCCGAAAAGCAGGCGCCCAATCTCGAGGACGTCACCGGCCAGGTCAGCATCCAGTCGCGCGACATCACCGGACTCGATGCCGAGGCGGTGTTGGAACTTGTGGAGAAGGTGCGCGGCGCTGAGCCCATGAACCAGCCCGGGACGTGGAAGCCGTGGTTCCCCGTCATCGACTACTCCCGCTGCACGAACTGCATGCAGTGCCTGAGCTTCTGCTTGTTCGACGTGTACAGCGTCAGCGACATCGGCAAGATCCAGGTCGAGAACAACGACAACTGCAAGACGAACTGTCCCGCCTGCTCCCGCGTGTGCCCGGAGGTGGCCATCATGTTCCCGAAATACTCCGCCGGTCCCATCAATGGCGACGTGGTGAATGACGAGGATCTCCGTCGCGAGAAGATGAAGGTGGACATCACCAGCCTGCTCGGAGGCGATATCTACTCCCGCCTGCGCGATCGCAGCGAGGCCGCGAAGAGCCGTTTCAGCAAGGAGCGCAGCGCGGACAAGGCGCTGGATGAACGCAAGAAGTGCCTCACCAAGATGGCGCAGGATGGCTTCATCCCAGCCGAGGTGCTCGCCGCCCTGCCGTCTCCGGATGAGATCATGCGCAAGGCCGAGGCTGCCCAGGCCAAAGCTGCTGCCGCCCTGGCTCCCGGTTCCTAG
- a CDS encoding SurA N-terminal domain-containing protein, whose amino-acid sequence MKISRTILIAVTALLVHASTSSSSGASYGIAATVNGKVITTSEVREAVQMQEQLIQMTVKDPRIAAARLAELRESALFALIERQLVLSEFEKLGGSIKAQYVDDDINNIIRESYSGDREKFLHDLAKTGMTIKKFREQREKMMVVSVLRSRQTANLPPPTPAQVDAFYKKNLDKFREKGYIKFSTITIPKYPVGDASTSTESQKKLAQEIRTKISGGADFATMARTYSQDSRSEMGGDWGLQERDGLSKEIADVAFDLKQGSISPVTEIGPNYMIIFCESKELGKLEPLETARPKIEKVISAEMGREAVNRWLSGLASKAIIQPESVRKSFFEWLNKESKEAEQKQPQQSQQPQP is encoded by the coding sequence ATGAAGATCAGCCGTACCATATTGATTGCCGTAACCGCGTTGCTTGTGCACGCCAGCACAAGCTCCAGTTCCGGCGCGTCCTATGGGATCGCAGCGACCGTGAATGGCAAGGTCATCACCACCTCCGAGGTGCGTGAAGCCGTCCAAATGCAGGAGCAGCTCATCCAGATGACCGTCAAGGACCCCCGCATCGCGGCGGCCCGGCTGGCCGAGCTGAGGGAGAGCGCTCTCTTCGCCCTCATCGAGCGCCAGCTCGTGCTGAGCGAGTTCGAGAAGCTGGGAGGCAGCATCAAGGCCCAGTACGTGGATGACGACATCAACAACATCATCCGCGAGAGCTACAGTGGTGACCGCGAAAAGTTCCTTCATGACCTGGCCAAGACGGGCATGACCATCAAGAAGTTCCGCGAGCAGCGGGAGAAGATGATGGTGGTCTCCGTGCTGCGCTCCCGCCAGACGGCAAACCTGCCGCCGCCCACGCCCGCGCAGGTGGACGCCTTCTACAAGAAGAACCTCGATAAGTTCCGCGAAAAGGGCTACATCAAGTTCAGCACCATCACGATTCCAAAGTATCCGGTAGGCGACGCCTCCACCAGCACGGAGTCCCAGAAGAAACTGGCCCAGGAAATCCGCACCAAGATCTCCGGCGGTGCCGACTTCGCCACCATGGCCCGCACGTACTCGCAAGACAGCCGCTCGGAAATGGGAGGTGACTGGGGCCTACAGGAACGCGACGGCCTGAGCAAGGAGATTGCGGACGTCGCCTTCGACCTCAAGCAGGGTAGCATCAGCCCGGTGACTGAGATCGGGCCGAACTACATGATCATCTTCTGCGAATCCAAGGAACTCGGCAAACTGGAGCCGCTGGAAACGGCCCGTCCGAAGATTGAAAAAGTCATTTCCGCTGAGATGGGCCGCGAAGCGGTGAACCGCTGGCTCTCCGGCCTGGCCTCCAAGGCCATCATCCAGCCGGAATCCGTGCGGAAGTCCTTCTTCGAGTGGCTGAACAAGGAGAGCAAAGAGGCGGAGCAGAAGCAGCCGCAACAGTCCCAGCAGCCCCAGCCGTAA
- a CDS encoding radical SAM/SPASM domain-containing protein, protein MIFSLSNRILSTVDPKCLAKMAWNFGFKGARSVMLFKKRMKQGIHFPPFLYLSILNSCNLRCQGCWVDVEAPRNAIDLDTLNRTVNDAREHGNSFFGILGGEPFMHPELLDFLAQHPDCYFQVFTNGQLITEKAARAMRQIGNATPLISIEGSKTVSDERRGNKDVLNRTLRGLQHCLEQKLLTGVATSLCQTNLDDLLSEAWLDKLIDMGVHYTWYHTYRPVGPKINEQLALNPKQIQRARRFIVNMRARKPIAIVDAYYDHAGQALCPMATGISHHVSPKGSIEPCPIIQFATEDITDKRGLFETFTNSAFLADFRKTSAEHTRGCVVLERPDVVKQLVLKHGAKDTTVRQTAIAELERMTPRPSQWVKEENIPEKHWMYWVAKRFFYTDFGVYKDLKA, encoded by the coding sequence ATGATTTTCTCCCTCTCCAACCGCATCCTCAGCACCGTGGACCCCAAGTGCCTCGCCAAGATGGCGTGGAACTTTGGCTTCAAGGGCGCGCGCTCCGTGATGCTGTTCAAGAAGCGGATGAAGCAGGGCATCCACTTCCCGCCCTTCCTCTACCTCAGCATCCTGAACTCGTGCAATCTGCGCTGCCAGGGCTGTTGGGTGGACGTGGAGGCTCCACGTAACGCCATCGACCTCGATACGCTGAACCGCACGGTCAATGACGCCCGCGAGCACGGGAACAGCTTCTTTGGCATTCTCGGTGGCGAGCCCTTCATGCATCCCGAACTGCTCGACTTCCTCGCGCAGCATCCCGATTGCTACTTCCAGGTCTTCACGAACGGCCAGCTCATCACCGAGAAGGCTGCGCGCGCCATGCGGCAGATCGGCAATGCCACACCCCTCATCAGCATCGAAGGCAGCAAGACGGTGAGCGACGAACGCCGCGGCAACAAGGATGTGCTCAATCGCACCCTGCGTGGCCTGCAACACTGCCTGGAGCAGAAGCTCCTCACCGGCGTGGCCACCAGCCTCTGCCAGACGAATCTTGATGACCTGCTCAGCGAAGCCTGGCTGGACAAGCTCATCGACATGGGTGTGCACTACACGTGGTATCACACCTACCGTCCCGTGGGACCGAAGATCAATGAACAGCTCGCGCTGAATCCCAAGCAGATCCAGCGGGCACGCCGCTTCATTGTGAACATGCGTGCGCGCAAGCCCATCGCCATCGTAGATGCCTACTACGACCACGCTGGCCAAGCCTTGTGCCCCATGGCCACGGGCATCAGCCATCACGTGAGCCCGAAGGGCAGCATCGAGCCCTGTCCCATCATCCAGTTCGCTACTGAAGACATCACGGACAAGCGTGGTCTTTTCGAGACCTTCACGAACAGCGCCTTCCTTGCCGACTTCCGCAAGACTTCCGCAGAACACACCCGCGGCTGCGTGGTCCTGGAGCGTCCGGACGTGGTGAAGCAACTCGTGCTCAAGCACGGCGCCAAAGACACCACGGTTCGCCAGACTGCCATCGCCGAACTGGAGCGGATGACCCCGCGCCCGAGCCAGTGGGTGAAGGAGGAGAACATCCCCGAGAAACACTGGATGTATTGGGTCGCGAAGCGGTTCTTCTACACGGACTTCGGGGTGTACAAGGATTTGAAGGCGTGA
- a CDS encoding sigma factor — MMAHSFIETRWTLVQRAQGHSADASVALSELCEAYYTPVHRFVCGWCGHAEDARDLTQEFFARLLARPQIGGAAPEHGKFRSFLLGAVKHFLCDMRDRGARLKRGGGVEHVALDASVKEGGEAVEPVGIEDASTPPPDVEFDRQWALHVLERALESLEEVFEEDGKEQHFQALKPWLVTSSISDEEAAAAAKLGLQDGALRVAVHRLRQRFREQLRREIAQTLAVGADVDLEMQHLLAALRQR, encoded by the coding sequence ATGATGGCCCACTCCTTCATCGAAACCCGCTGGACCCTGGTGCAACGCGCCCAGGGTCACTCCGCGGATGCGTCGGTGGCCTTGAGCGAGCTGTGTGAGGCGTACTACACCCCAGTACACCGTTTTGTGTGCGGATGGTGCGGCCATGCGGAGGATGCACGCGACCTTACGCAGGAGTTCTTTGCACGGTTGCTTGCCCGTCCGCAGATTGGTGGAGCAGCCCCGGAACATGGGAAATTTCGCTCCTTCCTGCTCGGGGCAGTGAAGCACTTCTTGTGTGACATGCGCGACCGTGGTGCACGCTTGAAACGCGGTGGTGGCGTGGAACATGTCGCACTGGATGCGTCGGTTAAAGAAGGTGGTGAGGCAGTGGAACCGGTAGGGATCGAAGACGCATCAACACCACCACCGGATGTGGAGTTTGATCGTCAGTGGGCGCTGCATGTGCTGGAGCGGGCGCTGGAGTCGCTGGAGGAGGTGTTCGAGGAAGATGGAAAAGAGCAACACTTTCAGGCGCTGAAGCCGTGGCTGGTAACTTCCAGCATCAGTGATGAAGAAGCTGCAGCAGCGGCAAAGCTCGGCCTGCAAGACGGCGCGCTTCGGGTAGCCGTGCATCGACTGCGGCAACGCTTCCGCGAGCAACTCCGGCGCGAAATTGCCCAGACTCTCGCGGTGGGTGCGGATGTGGATCTGGAGATGCAGCACCTGCTTGCGGCGCTCAGGCAACGGTGA
- the mfd gene encoding transcription-repair coupling factor, which translates to MSESHAEPTTETAHLAPGLVDAAFGSKAFAALWKRYRREGTVTLGHVCREAFGFATAVTLKATQPCRTWVLCREARTQEQTHADLQAWGMPAMFYPRAPQGDGPNGLSDPDTQAERISVITRFSGSPSEDEPAARVLVLCTDSLDEQVPSPKDLDSFKKSLELGMKIEVEALLQELEASGYERMPTVAERGQFARRGGIVDVFSWQGEEPLRIEFFDDEIESLRTFDIHTQASVQRLLRAQLLMQQVDASSATTALSTLFSKDDAVIFIEPVEDDVQAVPQEVKRRITITAGAPRDDDDDSATEDYSAAIFENPLGIFHAGDFVVQEARRIQFTKQVEEWHREKWRVVMFFHNEGERERFEELVGPQWLAAQRMELTLGLLHRGFTVPAASLAVLTGAEIFGRHQHTRRVRGSKLDEAQVLRQARDQMRDMKEGDLVVHLDYGIGKFAGIEVREGVKREEVMVIRYADQAKVFVPLSQSHLVSRYVGVGGKAPTLNKLGDARWGKTRANAERSVEEFAARMLSLAAQRQTLQGFAHPPDTKWQVEFEQSFLYRETPDQLRSIAEIKRDMELEKPMDRLLCGDVGFGKTEVAIRAAFKAVMGGKQVAVLVPTTVLAQQHWQTFRERMSDYPVTVEMLSRLTPKKREKEILAGVKEGTVDIVIGTHRVISKDVRFKDLGMAIIDEEQRFGVKHKEKFKELFKLVDVLTLSATPIPRTLYLGLMGMRDMSTLDTAPPNRIPVQTSVSGYDERVIRDAINAEIQRGGQVFFLHNRVMDMEKMKAKLEALCTEARVIIGHGQMDSELLEDVMQTFINGDADVLLCTTIIESGVDIPNANTIIIDRADRFGLADLYQLRGRVGRGGERAHAYLMLPRDLMTGGDARKRVNAIKQYTALGSGFKIAMRDLEIRGAGNLLGTEQSGHIVAVGFDLYCQMLKATTARLQGRRAPPPMEVTLHVDFLCMSEAEWLEATDPEAAPRKRVTAATAHRPADRQKLVTAKEWRIPAFIPQTYMEDARSRITAYRMLGEVLTRKELDSLEASWRDQYGRPPEAVEHLLICAAMKLTAAAKGITAIDIKEGKLMLTRKGGYVLVGGKFPRLTAPDAPLLLRESLHLLRSF; encoded by the coding sequence ATGTCGGAATCCCACGCAGAGCCAACCACAGAGACCGCACACCTGGCACCCGGGCTGGTGGACGCGGCCTTTGGCTCGAAGGCCTTCGCGGCCTTGTGGAAGCGGTACCGGCGCGAAGGCACCGTGACACTGGGCCACGTGTGCCGGGAGGCCTTCGGTTTTGCCACGGCCGTGACGCTCAAGGCCACGCAACCGTGCCGCACGTGGGTGCTGTGTCGTGAAGCACGCACGCAGGAGCAGACCCACGCGGACCTCCAGGCATGGGGAATGCCGGCGATGTTCTACCCGCGCGCTCCGCAGGGCGACGGCCCCAACGGGCTCAGCGATCCGGACACACAGGCAGAACGCATCTCCGTCATCACCCGCTTTTCAGGCAGCCCCAGTGAAGACGAACCTGCAGCTCGCGTGCTCGTGCTGTGCACGGACAGCCTCGACGAGCAGGTGCCCTCCCCGAAGGATCTGGATTCCTTCAAGAAGAGCCTGGAGCTCGGCATGAAGATCGAGGTGGAGGCACTGCTGCAGGAACTGGAAGCCTCCGGCTACGAGCGCATGCCCACCGTCGCGGAGCGTGGTCAATTCGCACGGCGCGGCGGCATTGTGGATGTGTTCTCCTGGCAGGGAGAAGAACCGCTGCGCATTGAGTTCTTCGATGACGAAATCGAATCGCTGCGCACCTTCGACATTCACACGCAAGCGTCCGTGCAGAGACTCCTGCGCGCGCAGCTTCTGATGCAGCAGGTGGACGCCTCCAGCGCGACCACCGCACTCTCCACCCTCTTCTCAAAGGATGACGCAGTGATCTTCATCGAGCCCGTTGAAGACGATGTGCAAGCCGTGCCGCAAGAGGTGAAGCGGCGCATCACCATCACCGCAGGTGCTCCGCGGGACGATGATGACGACAGCGCCACTGAAGACTACTCCGCGGCCATTTTTGAAAACCCACTGGGCATCTTCCACGCGGGTGACTTCGTGGTGCAGGAAGCGCGGCGCATCCAGTTTACCAAACAGGTGGAGGAGTGGCATCGCGAGAAGTGGCGCGTGGTGATGTTTTTCCACAATGAAGGCGAACGCGAACGCTTCGAAGAGCTCGTAGGACCACAGTGGCTGGCCGCGCAACGCATGGAGCTCACGCTGGGGCTGCTGCATCGCGGCTTCACCGTGCCAGCCGCTTCACTTGCCGTGCTGACCGGCGCAGAGATCTTCGGCCGCCACCAGCACACGCGACGCGTGCGCGGCTCCAAACTGGACGAAGCCCAGGTGCTGCGCCAGGCGCGCGATCAGATGCGCGACATGAAGGAGGGCGACCTCGTCGTGCACCTGGACTACGGCATCGGCAAGTTCGCCGGCATCGAGGTGCGCGAAGGGGTGAAGCGCGAGGAGGTCATGGTCATCCGCTATGCGGACCAGGCCAAGGTCTTCGTGCCGCTGAGCCAGTCGCACCTCGTCTCACGTTACGTGGGTGTGGGTGGCAAAGCTCCCACACTCAACAAACTCGGTGACGCGCGCTGGGGAAAGACCCGCGCTAATGCCGAGCGCAGTGTGGAGGAATTCGCCGCGCGCATGCTCTCACTCGCTGCGCAACGGCAGACGCTCCAGGGCTTCGCACATCCACCGGATACGAAATGGCAGGTGGAGTTTGAGCAGTCCTTCCTCTACCGCGAAACGCCGGATCAGCTCCGCAGCATCGCGGAGATCAAGCGTGACATGGAGCTGGAAAAACCCATGGACCGCCTGCTGTGCGGTGACGTGGGATTTGGCAAGACGGAGGTGGCCATCCGCGCGGCGTTCAAAGCAGTGATGGGTGGCAAGCAGGTGGCCGTGCTCGTGCCCACCACCGTGCTCGCCCAGCAACACTGGCAGACCTTCCGCGAGCGCATGAGCGACTACCCCGTGACGGTGGAAATGCTCAGCCGTCTCACGCCCAAGAAACGCGAAAAGGAAATCCTCGCCGGCGTGAAGGAAGGCACTGTCGACATCGTCATAGGCACGCACCGGGTGATTTCCAAGGATGTGCGCTTCAAGGATCTCGGCATGGCGATCATTGATGAAGAGCAGCGCTTCGGCGTGAAGCACAAGGAGAAGTTCAAGGAGCTCTTCAAGCTCGTCGATGTGCTCACACTCAGCGCGACTCCCATTCCGCGCACGCTGTACCTCGGTCTCATGGGCATGCGCGACATGTCCACGCTCGACACCGCCCCGCCCAACCGCATCCCGGTGCAGACGTCGGTTTCCGGTTATGACGAGCGTGTGATCCGCGATGCCATCAACGCGGAAATCCAGCGCGGCGGGCAGGTCTTCTTCCTGCACAACCGCGTGATGGACATGGAAAAGATGAAGGCCAAGCTCGAGGCACTCTGCACCGAGGCGCGCGTCATCATCGGTCACGGCCAGATGGACTCCGAACTGCTGGAGGATGTGATGCAGACCTTCATCAATGGCGATGCGGATGTGCTGCTCTGCACGACGATCATCGAGAGTGGCGTCGACATTCCAAATGCGAACACGATCATCATCGACCGTGCGGATCGTTTTGGTCTCGCGGACCTCTACCAGCTCCGCGGTCGTGTGGGCCGCGGGGGCGAGCGCGCCCATGCCTACCTCATGCTGCCCCGAGACCTGATGACAGGTGGCGACGCGCGCAAGCGGGTGAATGCCATCAAGCAGTACACGGCGCTCGGCAGCGGCTTCAAGATTGCCATGCGCGACCTGGAAATCCGTGGCGCCGGGAACCTCCTGGGCACGGAACAGAGTGGCCACATCGTGGCGGTCGGGTTTGACCTGTACTGCCAGATGCTCAAGGCCACGACCGCCAGGCTGCAGGGCCGCCGCGCTCCCCCTCCCATGGAAGTCACCCTCCACGTGGACTTCCTTTGCATGAGCGAGGCCGAATGGCTGGAGGCGACTGATCCGGAAGCTGCGCCCCGCAAACGGGTCACCGCAGCCACCGCCCACCGCCCCGCCGACCGTCAGAAGCTGGTCACGGCGAAGGAGTGGCGCATCCCGGCCTTCATCCCGCAGACCTACATGGAGGACGCACGCAGCCGCATCACCGCGTACCGCATGCTGGGGGAAGTGCTCACGCGCAAGGAGTTGGACAGTTTGGAGGCCTCCTGGAGGGACCAGTACGGCCGTCCGCCGGAGGCCGTGGAGCACCTGCTCATCTGCGCCGCCATGAAGCTCACGGCTGCCGCCAAAGGTATCACAGCGATCGACATAAAAGAAGGAAAACTGATGCTCACACGCAAGGGTGGCTACGTGTTGGTTGGAGGCAAGTTTCCTCGTTTGACAGCCCCTGACGCGCCCCTACTATTGCGCGAATCTCTCCACCTCCTGAGAAGTTTTTAA
- a CDS encoding serine/threonine-protein kinase, giving the protein MSTDSNLCPKCSQPLPPDAPRGLCPACLMAAAMETEPLPASAMPAPEPEMLAKAFPQLEILEPLGAGGMGRVYKVRQPHLDRIAALKILPPELASDAGWVERFHREARALARLNHPHIVQVFDFGEASSVDDRPPLPYLLMELVDGVNLRQAMQAGTLTAREALAIVPKLCEALQYAHERGVLHRDLKPENILMDGEGRVKIADFGLAKFVHGKEDPPPSAMLTQTGMHMGTAAYMAPEQIEHPQDVDHRADIYSLGVVFYEMLTGGLPLGRFPAPSETSGVDPRLDGVVFRTLEKHREKRYQSAGEVKTGLEHVYTAPASPSTDVAPTLLPRNSGCNVLAWILVSVFFCLLAGLAIPMVLYFRAHSHPPVAYQPVATQMCDTLNQVATKVSVDHTVTPNGAFKIEAPHGTILTVAEQKDIIVPPGGKLWCRAMMKSEGTPSSTLTFLEVYKESTLGDRYFSRSTPGKMYGSWEWREVVVPVSISRNETLRKVLVNVSLDGPGTVWIKDIRLSHEPTP; this is encoded by the coding sequence ATGAGCACCGACTCAAATCTCTGCCCAAAATGCAGCCAGCCGCTGCCTCCGGACGCGCCACGCGGCCTGTGCCCGGCGTGTCTGATGGCGGCGGCGATGGAGACGGAGCCCCTCCCCGCCTCTGCCATGCCGGCACCGGAGCCGGAGATGCTGGCAAAGGCGTTTCCACAGCTCGAAATACTCGAACCACTCGGCGCTGGCGGTATGGGCCGGGTGTACAAGGTGCGCCAGCCCCATCTGGATCGCATCGCCGCGCTGAAGATCCTGCCTCCTGAACTGGCCTCGGATGCTGGATGGGTGGAGCGGTTTCATCGCGAAGCGCGGGCGCTGGCGCGGTTGAATCATCCGCACATCGTGCAGGTGTTTGATTTCGGCGAGGCGTCTTCCGTGGACGACCGCCCTCCCCTACCCTATCTCCTGATGGAGCTTGTGGACGGCGTGAATCTCCGCCAGGCGATGCAGGCCGGCACCCTCACGGCACGCGAGGCGCTCGCCATTGTACCAAAGCTCTGCGAAGCGCTCCAGTATGCCCACGAGCGCGGCGTGCTGCATCGCGACCTGAAGCCGGAAAACATCCTCATGGACGGCGAGGGCCGGGTGAAGATCGCGGACTTCGGACTGGCGAAATTTGTGCATGGCAAGGAGGACCCGCCACCGTCGGCGATGCTCACACAAACGGGCATGCACATGGGCACCGCCGCGTACATGGCGCCGGAGCAAATTGAGCATCCGCAGGACGTCGATCATCGTGCGGATATCTACAGTCTCGGCGTGGTGTTTTATGAGATGCTCACGGGCGGCCTTCCTCTGGGGAGATTCCCCGCTCCGAGTGAGACCAGTGGCGTGGACCCTCGGCTGGATGGCGTGGTGTTTCGCACCTTGGAAAAGCATCGCGAAAAGCGCTACCAATCCGCTGGCGAGGTGAAGACGGGACTGGAGCATGTCTACACGGCACCTGCGTCTCCCAGCACGGACGTGGCACCAACCCTGCTGCCACGAAATAGCGGCTGCAATGTGCTGGCATGGATCCTTGTGAGCGTCTTCTTTTGCCTTCTCGCAGGGCTGGCGATCCCCATGGTCCTCTACTTCAGGGCTCACTCTCACCCACCGGTCGCGTATCAACCCGTCGCCACCCAGATGTGCGACACGCTCAATCAGGTCGCGACCAAAGTCTCTGTGGACCATACGGTCACACCGAACGGCGCCTTCAAAATCGAAGCCCCGCACGGCACAATCCTCACTGTGGCTGAACAAAAGGACATCATCGTTCCCCCGGGAGGCAAGCTCTGGTGCCGTGCCATGATGAAGTCCGAAGGCACCCCAAGCTCAACACTGACGTTCCTGGAAGTATACAAGGAGAGCACGCTGGGCGATCGATATTTTTCCCGAAGCACCCCCGGAAAAATGTACGGTTCATGGGAATGGCGTGAAGTCGTCGTCCCCGTAAGCATCAGCCGGAACGAAACCCTCAGAAAGGTGCTGGTGAACGTCAGCCTGGACGGACCCGGCACTGTCTGGATCAAGGACATTCGACTCTCGCACGAACCCACTCCGTGA
- a CDS encoding glycine cleavage system protein H — translation MPLTFVRFKHARFTARFPENYRYSRSHYWMAPVEGEEGLWRVGFTKFATRMLGELVEANFKVQVSDPIFPGDSIGSVEGFKAASDVLCVMEGSFAGMNDALNVDACIVKSDPYEVGWLYAAKGQPEEDSLDVHGYVALLQETIQRMADAGYGHDEDGAKEDE, via the coding sequence ATGCCCCTCACCTTCGTCCGCTTCAAACACGCCCGCTTCACGGCACGTTTCCCCGAAAACTATCGCTACTCCCGCAGCCACTACTGGATGGCGCCGGTGGAGGGGGAGGAGGGCCTGTGGCGCGTGGGTTTCACGAAGTTCGCCACCCGCATGCTGGGCGAACTGGTCGAGGCGAACTTCAAAGTGCAAGTGAGCGACCCCATCTTCCCCGGGGACTCCATCGGCAGCGTCGAGGGGTTCAAAGCCGCCAGCGACGTCCTCTGTGTCATGGAAGGCTCCTTTGCCGGAATGAATGACGCGCTGAACGTCGACGCCTGCATTGTGAAGAGCGACCCCTACGAAGTCGGCTGGCTCTACGCCGCGAAGGGCCAACCGGAGGAAGACTCCCTGGATGTGCACGGCTACGTGGCCCTCCTGCAGGAAACCATCCAGCGCATGGCAGATGCCGGGTACGGGCACGATGAGGACGGGGCAAAGGAAGACGAGTGA